Genomic DNA from Novosphingobium sp. TH158:
AGGCCACTCGATCTCGGCGGGCCTGGACTATCCGGGCATCGGGCCGGAACATTCCTGGCTCAAGGAAATCGGCCGGGTGGAATATACCTCGGTCACGGACACCGAGGCGCTTGACGGTTTCCAGCTGCTCTGCCGGACCGAGGGCATCATCCCCGCGCTTGAGCCGAGCCACGCGATCGCCGCGGTGGCAAAGGTCGCGCCGACCATGCCGAAGGACAGCATCGTGCTCGTCAACCTGTGCGGACGCGGTGACAAGGACATCTTCTCGGTCGCCGAACACCTGGGGGTCTCGCTGTGAGCCGCCTCGCCCAGGCCTTCTCGCGCGGCCCTGCCCTCGTCACTTTCGTTACCGGCGGCGATCCGACGCCGGATGCGACCCCGGCCATTCTCGACGCGCTGGTCGCCGGCGGGGCGGACGTGATCGAGCTGGGCATGCCGTTCACCGATCCGATGGCCGATGGCCCGGCGATCCAGCTTGCCAACCTGCGCTCGCTGGGGGCCGGCACAAAGACGGCGGACCTGTTCCGCATCGCCACCGATTTCCGCGCCCGCCACCCAGAGGTGCCGCTGGTGCTGATGGGCTATGCCAATCCGATGACGATCCGCGGGCCGGAATGGTTCGCTGACCAGTGCCGGAAGGCCGGCGTCGACGGCGTCATCTGCGTCGATATCCCGCCCGAGGAAGACCCCGAGCTTGGCCCGGCGCTGCGCGCGGCCGGTGTCTCGCTGATCCGCCTCGCCACGCCTACGACAGATGCGGCCCGCCTGCCCGTCGTGCTCGAAGGATCAAGCGGGTTCCTCTACTATGTCTCGGTCGCCGGGATCACCGGCATGCAGCAGGCAGCGCAGACCTCGATCGAGGAAGCGGTAGCGCGGCTCAAGGCTTCGGCCACGATACCGGTCGCGGTCGGCTTCGGCGTGCGCACGCCCGAACAGGCCTCGGCCATTGCCAAGGTGGCAGACGGCGTTGTCGTCGGCTCTGCGCTTGTCGACCTGGTAGCAAAGCATGGCGCCGATGCCGCCGGTCCGGTGGAAGAACTGACCCGCGCCCTTGCCGAAGCGGTCCATTCCGCGCGATAAGGCCTGCCATGTCCTGGCTCACAAAAGTCCGCAATTCGCTTTCCAACCTGAAGAAGCGCGACACTCCGGATAACCTCTGGATCAAGTGCCCTTCGTGCAAGGAAATGCTGTTCACCAAGGAATACGAGGAAAACCTCAGCGTCTGCCCGCGCTGCGACCATCATGGCCGCATCGGTGCCGATGCGCGGTTCTCGCAGCTGCTCGATCCGGGCTATGCCGTTCTGCCTAGCCCCAAGGTTGCGGAAGACCCGCTGAAGTTCCGCGATTCCAAGAAGTATCCCGAGCGCCTGAAGGCCGCCCGCGCCGCCAACCCGCACCCCGATGCGCTGACCAATGCCACAGGTACGATTGACGGGCATAAGGTGGTGCTTGGCGTACAGGACTTCGCCTTCATGGGCGGATCAATGGGCATGGCCGTGGGCGAGGCTTTCGTCGCCGGGGCCGAGCGGGCGATCAAGGACCGCTGCGCCTATGTCATCTGCACGGCAGCGGGCGGTGCCCGCATGCAGGAAGGCATCCTCAGCCTGATGCAGATGCCCAAGACCACGGTTGCCACCCGGCGGCTGAAGGCGGCGGGCCTGCCCTATATCGTGGTGCTTACCGATCCGACCACTGGCGGCGTCACTGCCAGCTATGCCATGCTGGGCGATATCCACATTGCCGAGCCGGGCTGCCTGATCGGCTTTGCCGGCCAGCGGGTGATCCAGGACACGATCCGCGAAAAGCTGCCCGAAGGCTTCCAGCGCGCCGAATATCTCCACGCCCATGGCATGGTGGACATGGTCGTGCCGAGGAAGGACCTGAAGGGAACGCTGGCCAGCCTGCTCGATTTCCTGCAGCCCGCCAAGGCAGCGTGAAGGATTTCGCCCGGTCGGAAAGTCCGGCGGTTCAGGCCCAGCTAAATCGGCTGGGCGCCCTCTCCGTCCCCGAAGGCCGCCTTGGCCTCGATACGATCCGGGCCCTGCTGGCGCGGCTGGGCGATCCGCACAAGCGCCTTCCGCCCGTGTTCCACGTCGCGGGAACCAACGGCAAGGGATCGACCTCAGCCTTCCTGCGCGCCATTCTTGAGGCGCAGGGCTATGCCGTCCACGCCACGATCAGCCCCCACCTTGTCCTCTACAACGAACG
This window encodes:
- the trpA gene encoding tryptophan synthase subunit alpha, which encodes MSRLAQAFSRGPALVTFVTGGDPTPDATPAILDALVAGGADVIELGMPFTDPMADGPAIQLANLRSLGAGTKTADLFRIATDFRARHPEVPLVLMGYANPMTIRGPEWFADQCRKAGVDGVICVDIPPEEDPELGPALRAAGVSLIRLATPTTDAARLPVVLEGSSGFLYYVSVAGITGMQQAAQTSIEEAVARLKASATIPVAVGFGVRTPEQASAIAKVADGVVVGSALVDLVAKHGADAAGPVEELTRALAEAVHSAR
- the accD gene encoding acetyl-CoA carboxylase, carboxyltransferase subunit beta, producing MSWLTKVRNSLSNLKKRDTPDNLWIKCPSCKEMLFTKEYEENLSVCPRCDHHGRIGADARFSQLLDPGYAVLPSPKVAEDPLKFRDSKKYPERLKAARAANPHPDALTNATGTIDGHKVVLGVQDFAFMGGSMGMAVGEAFVAGAERAIKDRCAYVICTAAGGARMQEGILSLMQMPKTTVATRRLKAAGLPYIVVLTDPTTGGVTASYAMLGDIHIAEPGCLIGFAGQRVIQDTIREKLPEGFQRAEYLHAHGMVDMVVPRKDLKGTLASLLDFLQPAKAA